The genomic DNA TACACGGTAATAAACACAACGCGTTGCGCCTTTAGACCCTATTATGCTGAAAAACGAGGCACATCCCAAAGAAATCTCTTGGTATGATTGACTTAAAATGCGTCAAAATGGACTCTTGGGGGGTATTTGCTCATTAAATCGTTCAGTGATGTGGCAGACTCAAGCTGACATCTGGACTCGCCATATCTGACAGAAACTGGAGTTGTAATGCATTACGTGAGAGAGATGAACACGATAACACATTCCTCTTTAGTTCATACAGAACAGAAGCTAATCTTGGAGACATCTTTTTGTTTcgaaatgcagttattttttaatagtattttagttttaagcGGAACCAAATGTTGTGGAGGAGGCGGAGCAACACGTCAGCAGTTGAGTCAGTCAGAGCGAGCGAGCGCGCGCGCGGAACATATAAGAGGAGGCCTTGAATAGTTCTTAGATTAGGTCACTGCATCAaagtattttctaaaaataaaaagtacaattttaaaaataattgtaatttatttaacacATGATTACATATTTTGACAACTTGTAATTAAAACTATGtagatattaaaaaacaaacaaaaataaaatgacaaaaacacaactaaattactagaatttaaaatgacaaaacattacAGAATAGCTCACTttaaaaccaaaaatataaaaacgtataatgaaatattttaataaatctataaatttatattaaatatactataataacactatatacagtacacacacacacacacacacacacacacacacatatatatatatgtatgtgtatgtatatatatatatatatatatatatatatatatatatatcagataatGTTTAAACTGTAGACATACTTTCTCaaatctttttaattttattaataatttatgattAATTAAATATTCTATTAAATATTTACTACCATTTAAATgtcatacacatatacacaaatattGTTTTGGTCAACAggaattgtaaataataaaatgttttaaaatttcagcATGTAAAACACCTGGTGAAACATGCCCCAACCCGATTATTAAAATATGCCGCCTTTATATTTTGTCTTTGTATAACACTAGTGCTTCCAAAACCTTTAAAAGTCAATCCACAATTCTAGCATCCTGGCAgtgatttcattacattttatcaATTAAGTTCTAGATGTATTTACAACAAATAATTCGTTGTGTCTATGTAAAAATGAATGCAACTGACCTTCAACACCATTTCTCCTTTCCTGCACAGGGTCGACTGATGGATGGGAAGGTGATTGACACCTCTCTGTCTCGTGAGCCTCTGGTCGTAGAGTTGGGCAAGAGGTCTGTCATCACAGGTATGAGGCTCCACCTCTGCAGTCCATCCCCAAATAATATGTTATATTCATAACAACAGAACTTTTTTAGAGAAAGACTGTTATGATAACTaaggtcatgtttttttttgcaatccaTGGAATAAACAGAAATGATTTGCTGTTTCCACAATTGCGCATATctataaaacacattattttgctTGGCAGGCCTAGAGCAAGCCCTGGTGGGATTGTGTGAAGGGTAAGTTGAAGTCAACGCCTGCATGTCACTTGGCTATGCATGTAGGCAGAGACGGTAAAAGTACAGCGATTGAATTATGTTGAAGAACACTTCAAGAAAAGGTCTGAATCACCCACTTTAGAGTCCGTTTTCAGTCTTTTCTGGCACTGTTTTTGCACAGACAAAAAATCAAAGCCACGATTCCAGCTCATCTCGCGTATGGAAAGAGAGGATACCCTCCAACCATTCCAGGTAGCACGGCCATACATTTAAAGTGGCTTTAAGCTGgtaataatgattatttatttgaacGGTTAAATGGATAATTCACCTCAAATAATGAATATTCTTTCATCGTTTGCTCACATTCATGTTGTTCAGGCTGTATGACTTTCTATCTTATATAGAACATGAAAACAGATATTTGAAAGAATTTTGTTAGGCAAGCAGTTTCTGTTTCCATTAACTTACATTGTATGGACAGAAATGGGAGCTAAAACTATTCGGTTATCAGTATCTATCAGAATATCTCCTTTCATGCTCCACAGAAGATAGAAAGTCAAACAGGTTCTGGGGGTCTCTCCCTTTAAATCCTGTTGTTTCCTCACAGGGGACAGCACACTTGAGTTTGAGGTGGAGGTGATCTCTCTGTCCCAGCAAACGCCGTGGCAGAAGCTAGTTAATGACATCTTGCCTCTTCTGTGCTTGGCGCTGGTTCCCACTTTACTGGGTTTAGTGGGTCTCTACCTCTACAACAAAGCACATGCACAACCTCAAGGCAAGAAGAAGAACAAAGACAAGAAAAGCAAGAAGAAATAAGTTTTAAAgccaaaaagaataaaatatttaaataagaaatGCTTCAATTGGTGCTTTCATTTTTTGTATCTTATTTGAGGGCATTTAAACAGTCAATTAAAACTCTCCTATGGAAGTCATTGAGCAGATACATTTATCTGGATCCACTTACAATGTTCCTTAGTTTGTACAGTGACCCCAAAAAGTATTTCTATAGGTATGTTAAGGAGAATTTCAAAGCATACAAGAATGTATAATTTGGGGATTTTGTAAtttatgcacacactgtttagCCTAAACATTCTGCCTCAGAAATCTCTGATATATTATTCATTACCTGTTTCAATTAAATATACTCTACAATTCAAAATTTGGGAAGATTTCTTTTATATTCCCCAAGGCTGAAAAATATCAtaaatctgtgaaatattattaccatttaaaagaaCAGATTTCTGAGTGAAATCAGCTAAATATTTTAAACCACGTGTATTAATGTTTATGGGCTAAAATGTCTGCAGCATTGAGTATGAAATGCAACTCATCCCAATCAGTCATTTTTGTCTTTACTCCTTGATTAAAAATTAACCAGAGTTAGAGATGAATTGCCTTTATTGTATAATTGCTTTATTACTGATGTTAAAGACATTTGTGGAGAGAATTCATCTATACTGCCTCGGCTTAAAGTCCCTCATGCAAATTTGTGATTAGGGTCTTTATCAATCGTGTCATGTCAATGTGAGTGAAAGCAGAAAGATAACATTCACTCCAGGTCAGTATTTGATAAGGAGTTTGAAAAATGCAGACAAACCTTGCAGCAAATCAATATTTGAATTTCAAAACACAGAATTACTGCTATTGTTGTTCATTAACATACTTAAATTTGCTGTTTAGTATTTCTGCTTTAGAATATTGGAAAACAGGATACAATGGTTATAGAACGCTttaaaaactacatataaattatGGAATTTTTTGGAATCTTCAATGATTTGGCGCCATCTTTAGGCAATGAAAGGACATTAAAAACCTTACTTTTTTCTATAGAACTGTCGCAACTGGATATAGCCTACATAAGCTGTGAAGAAAGTGTGCTAAAATCAAAATCACTGAGATCATTGCATTaaatcattgcattgcattaaacagactaaatgttttaattttaattgcaaCCAGAAACACTTCTGCATTACACAATGCAATCTATTCCCTAAAACTGTTTGTGCACAATATTTGCTGCTTCTTGGACCACATAGCGCTTCTGATCGCGTCTCTCAGTGGCAGCGGTGTCCTGAAGAGAAGGAGACAACACCACCAGAAGCTTCTGTTGCCGAAAACTCTCATCAGAAACCGAAACTTCATCCAGATACTGCTTCAGATAGAGCCTCAGTCGTTCATTTTCCTGTAACAGGAGCGTTTTCTCTCGCTTCAGACACAAATGTTCAAGCTGAACCTTGTTGTACCGTTGCCAGAACTTCTCAAGAGGCAAATAGTCAAGCGTTAGCTGGGGACAGAGAACAGGACAAGTCAAAAGTCAATAACTGGCATTAATAGTTAACAGTGTCATTTATATCTAAGTGAAACTTGATATCAATtgagaaaattatgtttttttatctgAAATTCATGGGGTTGTGAAAAGCCACAATGCAAGTTCTGAATCTGAAGCACTACTGAGTGTGTTTTGAATAAGCTTGAGCTCTGTGCTCATTACCTGAGCAAGTTTCTCAGTCGGCGGCTCCATGGCATTGGCTCTCTCCTTTTTCAGCTCTTCTTCACTCAGTGAGGATGTGTAGAAGGGCAGAACCTTCTCATACTCCGTCTCCATCTTACTACACATCTCAGAGAGACGAATCAACCTTTCCCCCTATGAAAGAGAGCGAAATATGATCTCTACTCCAGATCCAACACTACTCCCAATAAATATTTACAATGCATCCCTGTCTTCTCATGATACAAGAAGCAGTTTCTCCCAGTTTAAGAACTTGAAGGATTTACCTAGACAACCAGTCTTATTTCATGCTTCATCATGTTTTGTGCACAACCCTCTTTTATTTACCCCCTCAGTTATTGTATGGCATGACCAATTTGCTATAAGCATTGCAGCGACCTTATACTTTGAACATGAAAAAACTATGAATACATTCTCTTTCATGGAATGTTTGAGTTTTTGAAGGAGATTTTTGTAACTGATATAATTTTTCTCTTGAGAATACtggaaaaatatattatattatattatatggacAAGTCACActtgtatatttttagcaatagccaacaatacattgtggttcaaaatgatttttttttgttggcaaaaatcattaggatatgttccatgaagatattttgtacatttctaaccgaaaatatatcaaaacttaattactgattaataatatgcattgctgtgGACTTCATTTGAAAATTTTAAAGgaaatttttttgcaccctcagattccagattttcaaatattgtcctatcctaacaaaccatacatcaatggaaagcttatttaagCTTTTTTATTCTggataaatctcaatttcagctTATCACTCATTATCACTCATCACTGgttctgtggtccagggtcacatatgatatGATATTACATAGGAGAATGGATGAATTGTAAATTATGttatgatcaatttaatataCTTGATgattgaattaaaatatattttaataataataataataaatgtaattctattctttaattcTACTCCTTTTCTGTGAGGTTTTGATGCCTCACTTGAAACATGTACAAGAAATAAGATGAATGGaaagattcataaaaatatttagCAATCTAAAACAGCATTCTAATTCCTTACTGTATGGCATTACTTGAAGGGACAAAGCAGATGTTTGAAAAATAAAGAACAGTTTGATGTTGATGGTTGTggaaatattttgtgaaaaacgTGGATGCATAAATGTACCATGGCTACAATCTCTTGCAGTTTTTTAGTAGCATCGCTGCTTTGAATGGTAAGTTTGGTGAGCTGCTTTCTCCGGATGGCTTGGCCCTCAGCGAGGTGGACTCTGAAATGTTGAACTTTCTGGGCGAGCTCTTCACGGCCTGAATGAAGCTGCTGAGCTGTTACTCCGCTTTGACTGGAGCTCAGCTGACAGCGCAGAGCAGAGATAGACTCCTGCAAATGTTTCaacacatttttcacattttaaatggcAATAAAATCATCAAACCTGTGAAACAACACAATTGGAAGTATAGGGAAAAATGCTTCTTCAAAGTAGTCAGCTACTTTGTTTCAGACCTGCAGCTTCTGAATGTGCTTTTTATGCGTGTCAATCTCTTTAGCACTTTGTCCATCCTTGATCTGCAGAGACTCAGTTGCGATGAATCTGTCTTTAGTGGTCTCATTGTAGTGGTGTAAAACCTGCTGAAGTTCCCGCCACAGTTTTTCCACCACCCCTTCCATCTGATCTTTCACTGATTGCTTATCCTCTTTGTTCTGCAGAAACAAAACCAACATCATTGTATGATATTAAACCCATAAAAATGTGTCTTGGTTTGTTAAATATTATACAGATTCTgtataatattagtatttttgaGGACTTCATTTGAAAATTTTAAAggcatataaatgtatataaatatatatatatacatatgtacacacacatttttgtaaTCTGCATTTTTATAATCCATTAGGTTAATGCAATTAGGCACTTAACtcttattctatatatatatacttgtatatatatatatatatatatatatatatatatatatatatatatatatatatatatatatatatatatataaaacttttctttttcttcttttctgtgtTTCTCCTCTGTTCCATCTTTTTTAATAATCTAGTTTTTACTAAAGCTATGAATATTGTTTGCACTGtgacaattttttttgcaaatctgCAATTTCATCTGGCAAATTAATTAACGTAAACATAATGAAACCAGtacctgtttttttatttgattgcgagTGCTCTCGTAGTCACGTCTAGCCTCATTGTCAAGATCAGCATAATGCTTTTCCAAGGAAAACATCACCTTCTCCAAATACATACTCTCCTGCTGGTGCTCTGAAAGAATTTGCTCTCTGAAACATAAAAGAAATATAGTACAGATGATGCTAGCTTTGTTCATTACTTTGACGTGCATTTTCATGCCCCTAAACAGTTCttattaaattgtataatatatgaaactcggttgcactttattttacagtacgtgtactaacatgtacttatagtgtacttacagtgtatttcatctaagaaagttctggtaatacaaggtaactacatggggtagggttaggtttaggggtaggttcagggttagtacctagttattacatagttattgtaattactataataagtacatagtatgtacatgaggaacaggactgtaaaataaagtgctaccaaactgaaactctttaaaaaaatattcttatatAACAAAGGGACAGTTCCCCCAAAATTTAcaatttgcttaaaatgtacCCTCAGGCCACTCAAGAAGtagattagtttattttttcatcagaacagatttttagcattacatctcttcttcaccaatggatcctcttcagtgaatgggtgccgtcagaatgagagtacaaaaaacattacaataatccacaagtaagtTACTTcacaagctgtgtgtttgtaagaaacaaagccATCAAGAAGTTTTTAACTTCCAaaccagtgaaaaagtcatcttgtctgaatcaggggagaaatatgCATACCTTTTCACTGGAAGAAGTGTTATCATAGATTATGGACTTATATTTTAGccggaagcaatggtttaaaagtaaaaactttaatgatggatttcttTCTTACAAACACTAATTGTTTCATTTCACAATACGTTAACTGAAGGACTAGAGTTGTGTGGATTGCTTGtagattattttgatgtttttatcagctgtttggactctcattctgacggcacccatttactgcagaggatcaattggtTGAGAAAGTTATGTAATGgtaaatttctccagatctgttctgatgccacattttttattaacaaaattacaACCAAAAATATGTTCATTTTCTACAGTTCAGCACAAAAAGAATTACCCAACCGATGTTGTCAGGAACTGGGAAACAGACTACAttcaaaatgtttgtgtgtgtatacgtaCCTCTCAGTATTATACTCTGAACCAAGTTCTTCTAGATTTGTGGTGAAGTTCAGCTGTAGTTCTGCCAGCCGACTCCTATGAAGCTCTAACAGATAGTCCAGGTTCTGCAGATGAGAACTGCGTGCCAGCTCTGACTGCTGCTCCCTCTCAGACAGATCAACCACCAAACTctgtttaaaacacacacacacaagcttgcTGCTTCCATCCT from Carassius carassius chromosome 17, fCarCar2.1, whole genome shotgun sequence includes the following:
- the ccdc65 gene encoding dynein regulatory complex subunit 2 isoform X2, whose product is MPKKAGKKGGGKLVGMTEEERLLYMQQKAQAEDETAKRKEDMLTHFLKDKLQKEERNSVLNLHKLRQLWRSVLTQTKTAELRNDMSVLSQNFERVLDYKDNIIKSLVVDLSEREQQSELARSSHLQNLDYLLELHRSRLAELQLNFTTNLEELGSEYNTEREQILSEHQQESMYLEKVMFSLEKHYADLDNEARRDYESTRNQIKKQNKEDKQSVKDQMEGVVEKLWRELQQVLHHYNETTKDRFIATESLQIKDGQSAKEIDTHKKHIQKLQESISALRCQLSSSQSGVTAQQLHSGREELAQKVQHFRVHLAEGQAIRRKQLTKLTIQSSDATKKLQEIVAMGERLIRLSEMCSKMETEYEKVLPFYTSSLSEEELKKERANAMEPPTEKLAQLTLDYLPLEKFWQRYNKVQLEHLCLKREKTLLLQENERLRLYLKQYLDEVSVSDESFRQQKLLVVLSPSLQDTAATERRDQKRYVVQEAANIVHKQF
- the fkbp11 gene encoding peptidyl-prolyl cis-trans isomerase FKBP11, giving the protein MRIRTGIALIFLAAFAFVAAEDGDSKESVIEQLVVDTLVKPETCTITSEMGDTLQIHYTGRLMDGKVIDTSLSREPLVVELGKRSVITGLEQALVGLCEGQKIKATIPAHLAYGKRGYPPTIPGDSTLEFEVEVISLSQQTPWQKLVNDILPLLCLALVPTLLGLVGLYLYNKAHAQPQGKKKNKDKKSKKK
- the ccdc65 gene encoding dynein regulatory complex subunit 2 isoform X1 — encoded protein: MAQKPSFWLLGNSQQSEPVRVDVEGNTASMPKKAGKKGGGKLVGMTEEERLLYMQQKAQAEDETAKRKEDMLTHFLKDKLQKEERNSVLNLHKLRQLWRSVLTQTKTAELRNDMSVLSQNFERVLDYKDNIIKSLVVDLSEREQQSELARSSHLQNLDYLLELHRSRLAELQLNFTTNLEELGSEYNTEREQILSEHQQESMYLEKVMFSLEKHYADLDNEARRDYESTRNQIKKQNKEDKQSVKDQMEGVVEKLWRELQQVLHHYNETTKDRFIATESLQIKDGQSAKEIDTHKKHIQKLQESISALRCQLSSSQSGVTAQQLHSGREELAQKVQHFRVHLAEGQAIRRKQLTKLTIQSSDATKKLQEIVAMGERLIRLSEMCSKMETEYEKVLPFYTSSLSEEELKKERANAMEPPTEKLAQLTLDYLPLEKFWQRYNKVQLEHLCLKREKTLLLQENERLRLYLKQYLDEVSVSDESFRQQKLLVVLSPSLQDTAATERRDQKRYVVQEAANIVHKQF